The window TGTTTATTATGAAAAACAGGAGCAGTTTCTAAGAATTCCATTAAATTTTTTTCACTTAAAATAACTGCGCCATTAATACTTTTAGTATAGCCCGTTGAACCAGTTTTAGTAGTTAAAACAAATCCTGAACTTTGACAATTTTGTAATAATTGATTATTAATATAAACTGTAAAAAATATTGTTTTTGCAATACTCATTAATTTAATCTCATTAAGACTATAAAAATTTTTATTATTAATAGTTATTTTTAAAGCATCAAGAGATTTTGTTTTTAAAATATTATTTTTTAAATTAGTAATTAACTTATCAATTTCATTAACTTGATAAAGAGCATTAAAACCAATATTTCCGGTATTAATAGTTATAAAATGAATATTATCAATATTTTCATTAAACCGATTAACCGCCGATAAAAAAGTGCCATCACCACCAATAGCAAATACTATTTCTGGATTTTGTTCATCAAATATCATCTTTAATGCTAATAATTTACTAGATAAGTCTTTAGCCACAGCAATTGATTCACCGGCCTTATTAGTAATAATTGTAAATTTCTTTTGTTGCATTAATTACACCTCATAATATGATTCTATCAATAAAGTAATAATATCATAAATTAAGAATCCATATAAATATTTTAATTTTGTCGAAAACTCTTGATAAAATAAAAAAATCATCAACTTGATAATTTTAAAAGGTTTTTATGTAAAATTACTATTTTTACTTTAACTTTTTTATACATTAGACTTCTTGCAAAATTAATTTAAAATATAATTGAATTGTTGTTTTTAATAAAAAGGTGGAATTTAAATGAAATTTAAAAAAAATAATCAAATAAGTGATAAAAATTTTTTAAGATTAACTGGTATTAAACATACTACTTTTAATAAAATGCTAGAAATTTTAAAAATAGAAGAATTAAAAAAGAGATTTCGTCGCGGAAGAACCAATAAATTATCATTAGAAAATCGTATTTTAATGACTTTAGAATATTGAAGAGAATATAGAACTTATTTTCATATTGCAAAAAGTTATGATATTAGTGAAAGTAGTTGTTATAGAAATATCAAATGAATTGAAGACACTTTAATAAAACACCCTAATTTTCAACAACTTACTGGTCAAAAATCACTATTAAAAGATTATTTCAAAGATAAGACTGTTATAATTGATGTAACTGAAAGCCAAATCCAACGCCCAAAAAAAGACAAAAACAGCACTACTCAGGAAAAAAGAAAAAACACACAATAGACTTCTTGCAAAATTAATATGATAATTATAATTTTTAAATTTAAAATAAATATAAAAGTGTTATTAAAATAATTTTTAGATTATTTTTACAAATATTTTGTCATTAAAACATAATAAAAATTATTATTTACAATAAAAAAAGACTGAAATTTTAAATTATCAAATATATTTAAACTAATAGTTGTAAATTATAAATTGAAGCTATTAAATTAAATCTTAAAGCAAATCTTTTTCTACGATTTCGATATTTTTCACTAATAATTTTAAATTTTTTAAGTATAGCAAAAACATTTTCAATAACAATTCTCATTTTTGAAATTCGCTCATTATTTTGCTTTTCTTCTTTATTTAAAGGGTTTTTCTTTGATTTTCTTTTAGGAATTAAAACATTATGATTAATTTTTTGTATGCCTTGATAACCTAAATCCACTAAAACAGTTGTTTCTGGTAAAAATTTAATTTTTGAATCTTTTAAAATTTTAAAGTCATGGTTTTTACCATAAGAAAAATCAGAACTAATAATTTTTTTACTATCTTTTTCAATTATAACTTGTGTTTTTATTGTGTGTTTTTTCTTTTTTCCTGAGTAGTGCTGTTTTTGTCTTTTTTTGGGCGTTGGATTTGGCTTTCAGTTACATCAATTATAACAGTCTTATCTTTGAAATAATCTTTTAATAGTGATTTTTGACCAGTAAGTTGTTGAAAATTAGGGTGTTTTATTAAAGTGTCTTCAATTCATTTGATATTTCTATAACAACTACTTTCACTAATATCATAACTTTTTGCAATATGAAAATAAGTTCTATATTCTCTTCAATATTCTAAAGTCATTAAAATACGATTTTCTAATGATAATTTATTGGTTCTTCCGCGACGAAATCTCTTTTTTAATTCTTCTATTTTTAAAATTTCTAGCATTTTATTAAAAGTAGTATGTTTAATACCAGTTAATCTTAAAAAATTTTTATCACTTATTTGATTATTTTTTTTAAATTTCATTTAAATTCCACCTTTTTATTAAAAACAACAATTCAATTATATTTTAAATTAATTTTGCAAGAAGTCTAATAAAAACACAAGTTATAATTGAAAAAGATAGTAAAAAAATTATTAGTTCTGATTTTTCTTATGGTAAAAACCATGACTTTAAAATTTTAAAAGATTCAAAAATTAAATTTTTACCAGAAACAACTGTTTTAGTGGATTTAGGTTATCAAGGCATACAAAAAATTAATCATAATGTTTTAATTCCTAAAAGAAAATCAAAGAAAAACCCTTTAAATAAAGAAGAAAAGCAAAATAATGAGCGAATTTCAAAAATGAGAATTGTTATTGAAAATGTTTTTGCTATACTTAAAAAATTTAAAATTATTAGTGAAAAATATCGAAATCGTAGAAAAAGATTTGCTTTAAGATTTAATTTAATAGCTTCAATTTATAATTTACAACTATTAGTTTAAATATATTTGATAATTTAAAATTTCAGTCTTTTTTTATTGTAAATAATAATTTTTATTATGTTTTAATGACAAAATATTTGTAAAAATAATCTAAAAATTATTTTAATAACACTTTTATATTTATTTTAAATTTAAAAATTATAATTATCATATTAATTTTGCAAGAAGTCTATTAAAATATAATACCGCTGTTTGTTGGTTTGGAGTTAAACCCTTATGTTGGTATTTTCATTTTCAGAGATTTAAATAATTTTGAATATTAGTAAAACCTAAACCATGATAATGAATTAAGGCTTCTTTAAGACTAGATTGTAATTTACTGATTTTATTTAAGTTACGATAACTAGCTTCAGAATTAATTGTTGTTTTAGTTACACATAAAGTAGAATTTGTTTGTTTTGCTACTAAAAAATATAATTTTTGCATATCAGAAGTAATAATTGAATTTTCGTTAATTAATTCTTTGTTCATATTTTCAATAACTCATTGTTTTTGTAAACGTTTGGTGTTTGTGGATTTAACATAAATATTGTTATTATTATCAATTGCCATTTGAATACAGCATTTAGTATTAGTTGCGAATGGGTCAAGGTGAATTCTTCGTGGATCAGTTTTATATTTGAAATTTCCTTTATGGATTTCTTTAATAAATGTTTCATCGATTTGAATTTTACCAGATAATTTTTTAAATTTTAATTGGGTATTTTCTAATTGTTTTGATTTCATTAATTTTTGACGATTATATCAAGCAGTTTTTAATGTAGTTTTAATAAAACGAGAAATTGTTTTACTAGATTGCCCCAGCAATGAAATTTGAATCAATAAATTTCATTGTTCATAATTTAAATGACTTCAATAAATAAAATGATTACGAAAAGCGTCAAAACTTGCACGGCAATTTTTACATAAATATTTTTGTTTTCCTTCTGAATTATGTCCATTTTTAACGCAATGGTAAGATTCACATTTAGGGCATTTAATACCTTGCGCTCTAAATTTTTGATCAATTTCATTTAAACGTTTTTGTTTTTTATTAATTCTGCTTGTTGTTTGACTTTTTCATAAAATTCTAAAAATTGATCATCTGTTAAAATATTTACTAGTTCTTGAATTATTTTTTCCATAATTATTATCCACCTCTATCATATTAAAAATATACCTAAAATTAAGTATATTCAATAAATATCAAGAGTTTTCGACAAAATTAAAATATAAATATTCTTTTTTTATTATTATTTATAGTAAAATTGATACATTACCAATGAGATTTATTTATTTTAGGAGGAATTACTATTGAAACCACGCTTATTATCAGGTATTACTAATACTGGAAAAATTACTATTGGTAATTATATTGGTGTTATTCAAAATTTTATTAAATTACAAGAAGAATATGATGTTTTTATCTTTGTTGCCAATTTACACGCTATTGTCTCAATAAAAAATCATGACCACCATGTTCTTAAAAATAATATTCGTGATTTAGTTGCCTTATATGTTGCTTGCGGTTTAGATCCCAATAAGATTACGATTTTTGCTCAGTCCGACATTTTAGAACATTGCCAACTAGGTCATATTTTGCTATGTCACACATCAATGGGAGAACTAAATCGCATGACACAATTTAAAGATAAAGCACAAGCATTTAAGCAACATAATAATACTGAAACAATACCAACAGGATTATTTACTTATCCAGCATTAATGGCAGCTGATATTTTACTATATGATGCTACTATTGTTCCTGTGGGAGTTGATCAAAAGCAACATCTAGAATTAACAAGAAATATTGCGATAAGAATGAATAATAAATATGGTAATATCTTTACAATTCCAGAACCATATATTGCTCCTAATGGTAAAAAAATAATGAACCTACAAAATCCCTTAAAAAAAATGTCAAAATCACATGAAAATCCTAAAACTTATATTTCTCTCTTAGATAATTTAAATGATGTTACCACAAAAATTAAAAGTGCCGTTACTGATAGTGAAAATAAAATTTTTTATGATGAAATTAATAAACCCGGAATTAGTAATCTTTTAAATATTTACTGTGCTTTTACAAATACTACAATTGAAGAAGCAACAAATGAGTTTTCTGACCAAAATTATGGTGCTTTTAAAGAAAAAGTCGCTAAAGTTGTTTGTCATCAACTTGAAATTATTCAAAGAAAATATAACGAAACTATTGCTAATAATAAATGAAAACATTGATTATTGCAAGGAAAAGAAAAAGCAACAAAAATTGCTTACAAAAAATTGCAATTAATCCAAGATAAAATTGGGATTAATTACTAAAAATAAAAGGAGAAAAATAATGATTAAACTTAATCATATTAATAAAAAACGATTAATCCTTATTGACCTTGATGGAACTACATTAATGAATGATGGAAAAACAATGCATCCATTAACTATTCAAGGATTACAAAAAACTATTGCTCAAGGTCATATTGTTTGTATTGTTACAGGAAGACCCCATCGTGGAAGTATTTCATTTTATAATGAACTAGGATTAAAAACATTACTTTGCAATTTTAATGGTGGTCACATTCATGATCCATTATTAAGAGAATTTAAACGCTTAGTATTTCCAATTTCTTATGATACCGTAAAAGCAGTTTTAAAAGAAAACGATGTCATAGCTTCCTTATATAATGGTCTTGTAGAATACTACAACAAAGCAGTATGCTTAAAACAAACGGAAAATTTTGAACGCTACTTTCATTTAACAGACATTCCAACAGATAATTTTATTATTGGTAATCTTTTAGAAAACTGAAGTGGTTCTGCTAATAATATTGTTTTGCAATTAAAAAGTCCTCAACATTTAGATAAAGTTATTCGTAGTTTAGAAAAATATACTAATACTTTAAAAATTAATATTTGAACTCATGATAATGACAAAGAACATCCTGTCCTAGACCTATCAAATAAATTTATTAATAAAGGGATGGCAGCTGAGATTCTTTCACAATATTACAATATAGATATTAGAGATGTTATTGCTTTTGGTGATGAATTTAATGATTTAGAAATGATTACCAAAGTTGGTTATGGTATTGTAATGAAAAATGGTATTGAAACTTTAAAAGTATTTTCTAAAGATATTACTGAACATACTAATGATGAAGGTGGTGTTGGCATATATTTAGAAAAACTATTAAACTTATAACTTAAAACAAATAAAAAGATGCTTAGATATTACAAGCATCTTTTTATATATTACATTACCTAGCATTATTAGTATGAATAATATTTTTCGATTAATTTACTATTGTTTGAATTATTACCAATTTTAAGATGCCAAACATTCATTAACTATTTTTTGTTTACTATTAATTCATTACATAAATTAATAAACTCATCAATCGTAACTGTTACTTGTTCTTCTTTACCATATTGACGATAAGTAATCTTTTTAGTAGCAATTTCCTTTTGACCAATAACAATTTGGAAAGGTATTTTTTTAGTTTGTGCAATACGAATTTTATAACCTAACCGTTCACTACTAGCATCAACAAATGACCGTAAATTATGAGTTTTAAATAGTTTTTCTAATTCATAACAATATGCTTGATGTTCTTCTTTAATAGGAATTAAAGTAATTTGTTTAGGACTTAATCATAGTGGTAAAACTCCACCTGTTTGTTCTAATAAAACAGCAATAAAGCGTTCATAAGTGCCAATTAAACCACGATGAATAATGACAGGGCGAACTTCTTGTCCATTCTCATCTTGATAAGATAAATCAAATTTTTCTGGTAGCAAAAAGTCCAACTGAATCGTTGAAACCGTAATATCATGCCCTAACACCGTTTTAATTTGAATATCTAATTTCGGACCATAAAATGCCGCTTCGCCAAGCATTACAATATATTTAATTTTTAATTCATCTAAGGCTTCTTTTAAAACTTTTTCAGCTTTAATTCACATTTCATCATTATCATAATAACTTTTGTTATCTTGAAAATCTCTTAATGATAATGAATAGTAATCAACTTCAATATTTAATGCTAACAATATTTCACTAATTAATTTAAATGTTGTTTGAAATTCAGTTTTTATTTGATCAAAACGACAAAAAATATGAGCATCAGTCAACTCCATTGCTCGAACGCGTTCTAAACCAGTTAAAGCACCGCTAGCTTCATAACGATATAATAACTCATGTTCAGCAAATCGTAATGGCAAATCACGATAAGAGCGTAATTTATAACAATAAATTAAACAATGATGCGGACACGACATCGGACGAAGCACAAGTTGCTCATTATTCAATGACATAACCGGAAACATATTTTGTTGATAATGATCTCAATGACCACTAGTACGATATAATTCTATTGCTCCCATTACTGGTGTTGCTACTTCTAAATAGTCATAAAAGAACTCTTGTGAGCGTAAATACTCTTGTAATTGTTTTTTAAGAATCATTCCATTAGGCAATCAAATTGGTAATCCTTGACCTGCTAATGAATCAAACATAAAAATTTCTAAATCTTTGCCAATTTTTCGGTGATCTCGTTCTTTTCTTAAAGCAATTAATGCTAACAAGGTTGCTAATTTTTCTTGTGAAAA is drawn from Spiroplasma endosymbiont of Clivina fossor and contains these coding sequences:
- the thrS gene encoding threonine--tRNA ligase — encoded protein: MEQIVTVKINNENKSYPLGIMFSDVLTSIDANWQENIIAVKVNNEWKDIKTYVLENDIILEIITKDLDEALKVLNYSAGIVLAKTLQTNWKGLLIANINVSDESFFVDFDFQTHIKEQDLEIITKQMQEFLKKDLEIKYELKSPQDLQRLYENNPYFLEQLLTLKDVVGVYTVDNSSFINNFIALDNTKIVENFMLSSLAGVYWNNDANNKQIQRIYGVCHFSQEKLATLLALIALRKERDHRKIGKDLEIFMFDSLAGQGLPIWLPNGMILKKQLQEYLRSQEFFYDYLEVATPVMGAIELYRTSGHWDHYQQNMFPVMSLNNEQLVLRPMSCPHHCLIYCYKLRSYRDLPLRFAEHELLYRYEASGALTGLERVRAMELTDAHIFCRFDQIKTEFQTTFKLISEILLALNIEVDYYSLSLRDFQDNKSYYDNDEMWIKAEKVLKEALDELKIKYIVMLGEAAFYGPKLDIQIKTVLGHDITVSTIQLDFLLPEKFDLSYQDENGQEVRPVIIHRGLIGTYERFIAVLLEQTGGVLPLWLSPKQITLIPIKEEHQAYCYELEKLFKTHNLRSFVDASSERLGYKIRIAQTKKIPFQIVIGQKEIATKKITYRQYGKEEQVTVTIDEFINLCNELIVNKK
- the trpS gene encoding tryptophan--tRNA ligase; protein product: MLLKPRLLSGITNTGKITIGNYIGVIQNFIKLQEEYDVFIFVANLHAIVSIKNHDHHVLKNNIRDLVALYVACGLDPNKITIFAQSDILEHCQLGHILLCHTSMGELNRMTQFKDKAQAFKQHNNTETIPTGLFTYPALMAADILLYDATIVPVGVDQKQHLELTRNIAIRMNNKYGNIFTIPEPYIAPNGKKIMNLQNPLKKMSKSHENPKTYISLLDNLNDVTTKIKSAVTDSENKIFYDEINKPGISNLLNIYCAFTNTTIEEATNEFSDQNYGAFKEKVAKVVCHQLEIIQRKYNETIANNKWKHWLLQGKEKATKIAYKKLQLIQDKIGINY
- a CDS encoding IS1/IS1595 family N-terminal zinc-binding domain-containing protein, with product MIEVDNNYGKNNSRTSKYFNRWSIFRILWKSQTTSRINKKQKRLNEIDQKFRAQGIKCPKCESYHCVKNGHNSEGKQKYLCKNCRASFDAFRNHFIYWSHLNYEQWNLLIQISLLGQSSKTISRFIKTTLKTAWYNRQKLMKSKQLENTQLKFKKLSGKIQIDETFIKEIHKGNFKYKTDPRRIHLDPFATNTKCCIQMAIDNNNNIYVKSTNTKRLQKQWVIENMNKELINENSIITSDMQKLYFLVAKQTNSTLCVTKTTINSEASYRNLNKISKLQSSLKEALIHYHGLGFTNIQNYLNLWKWKYQHKGLTPNQQTAVLYFNRLLAKLIW
- a CDS encoding NAD(+)/NADH kinase, yielding MQQKKFTIITNKAGESIAVAKDLSSKLLALKMIFDEQNPEIVFAIGGDGTFLSAVNRFNENIDNIHFITINTGNIGFNALYQVNEIDKLITNLKNNILKTKSLDALKITINNKNFYSLNEIKLMSIAKTIFFTVYINNQLLQNCQSSGFVLTTKTGSTGYTKSINGAVILSEKNLMEFLETAPVFHNKHNSLKAPLILDNTHTVTIKGNMKDAFLVIDSQKHDFNSDNLIINLIANKIKILVTDVNDLIMINQIQKTFIHN
- a CDS encoding transposase family protein → MKFKKNNQISDKNFLRLTGIKHTTFNKMLEILKIEELKKRFRRGRTNKLSLENRILMTLEYWREYRTYFHIAKSYDISESSCYRNIKWIEDTLIKHPNFQQLTGQKSLLKDYFKDKTVIIDVTESQIQRPKKDKNSTTQEKRKNTQ
- a CDS encoding Cof-type HAD-IIB family hydrolase, with protein sequence MIKLNHINKKRLILIDLDGTTLMNDGKTMHPLTIQGLQKTIAQGHIVCIVTGRPHRGSISFYNELGLKTLLCNFNGGHIHDPLLREFKRLVFPISYDTVKAVLKENDVIASLYNGLVEYYNKAVCLKQTENFERYFHLTDIPTDNFIIGNLLENWSGSANNIVLQLKSPQHLDKVIRSLEKYTNTLKINIWTHDNDKEHPVLDLSNKFINKGMAAEILSQYYNIDIRDVIAFGDEFNDLEMITKVGYGIVMKNGIETLKVFSKDITEHTNDEGGVGIYLEKLLNL
- a CDS encoding transposase family protein → MKFKKNNQISDKNFLRLTGIKHTTFNKMLEILKIEELKKRFRRGRTNKLSLENRILMTLEYWREYRTYFHIAKSYDISESSCYRNIKWIEDTLIKHPNFQQLTGQKSLLKDYFKDKTVIIDVTESQIQRPKKDKNSTTQEKRKNTQ
- a CDS encoding transposase family protein; this encodes MKTQVIIEKDSKKIISSDFSYGKNHDFKILKDSKIKFLPETTVLVDLGYQGIQKINHNVLIPKRKSKKNPLNKEEKQNNERISKMRIVIENVFAILKKFKIISEKYRNRRKRFALRFNLIASIYNLQLLV